The Culex quinquefasciatus strain JHB chromosome 2, VPISU_Cqui_1.0_pri_paternal, whole genome shotgun sequence genome contains the following window.
GCACTGCAAAACATGTGTGCCTTTTATTATGCTATTCAGTGCATGTTGTTCTTGCCCGGTTTCCTTTTAGCAGCACTTTAAAGCATTTTAATTACGACGCCCCCACTCCAATCACTGCAATTTCATAGCAATCCAGCTCGAATCTTGTACATTAACTCTCCATAAAATCTCCTCCATTAACACCCGACCCTTAACAGCAATACACCAATCACCTTTACCGTGTTCAATCTAGTTCAAGTGAAATTGACGCGCACCACTTAATTAGTAATAAACACAGCCGGGCATCGCAACGCCGAACCATCAGGTCGAAATTTTCCCGGGAGTTTCCTTCCCCTTAACCTTCCACGGAAAGACGCTGGATTTCCCGTGATAACCGAAGGTCTGGGTTTCCCCGTAGGCtagcatcaccaccaccaccaccttcaCCGCCGAGActtaatttgaataattaaacttcattaaatttatgtaGGCGATAATGAAATGAATATTTCACACTCCGCCAGCGACACCCCTTTCTACTTAGTCATTTACGGGTGCCGATCTGGTTGCTGGTGCTCCTCTTGGAAGCCCGCCGAAGATCCAGATGAAAAGGCCGCCGTAGCCAGCCAATTGAAGCTTTTGTGCCGGCTAAGTCAACCGGGCGCTTGGTCGCGGTGGGCGTCTTCCAGAAGGAAAATGCCCAACttggtgcacagaaaaaaaaatcatggtaatattacatctgggaaggggtacatcttctatgtcagaaaaaaggtgtaattttaccccaggaaatgtgtaattttaccacttttctggtgtaatgtcactttttcagtctaaattgaggtaaaattacatcataaaagaggtaatattcaaccttccaaaattacagcttccaagtttacattattttttactgtgtgggaGAGGGTGGAAAAAGTGCTGGAAAAACGATAAAAGAGGTTGAGGAGGAACAATTGCTGTACGTTTAGGGTAGGGTTGCCAGAAATTTTCATCTtccaaaatgaaatttaatgttcttattttttctaaaatttttacagaatttttaaaataatgtatgatggcaacactgccattGGAATCAATTTCCCAGCACGCCAAGCTGGCATCTTTGTGTACCATCTTACAGTAGGTACCATTCAAAGCCGCGTCGTTGTTTGCTGATGTTCACGCGGCATTACATAGAATGGAAAGCAgataattcataaaataaataagtcATAAATTAAGACCGACGGACTCAGACACTTTGGAGGGGAGAAGAAGCAACACGACTTTCGTGCAAAACTTTTCTTCCTAACCTTACTCTCTACGCTGCGCTGAAGGAAAGGTCAAAATCTACCGAGGGAGAGGAACGCCCGGGAAGAGGATCCTTTTTCTTGCAAGGTGAGTGTATCGATAACAGCAATATAGAAATTGTGTATACAGAAAGTACCTCCAGGGATTAGATGATACCGGGAGGGGAGTTTTGGGGGTGGCTTTCCCGGGTAAAGTTTCGTCGTTCGTTCGTGTGCAAGGATAGATAAAGACGTGTTTCCAGGCAAATGAAGGTAATTTGGAGGTTGGCAGCCTTTGAGAAGGAGAAATGCATTAACCTGTCCGATGGCATAATAAGGTGTCACCGGTAGGTTACAAATTGGATTGCATGATAGTGGAACCAACTGGTTCTTTGTAAATAAattcaagcatttttttatgatataAATTTCTAGAAACAGAATAACCctcttcaaaatttaacaaaatattgattCATCGAACCAAGGAAACTCCCAAAGGAGTGCTCGTTCAAACTCGGACCCAACATTGACTTTCACGTTTCACTGCTACGCCATTTGCCAAACCCTCCCTCCGAAAATCGAAACAATTCATCgggaaaaatttcaatttcaaccaCGTTTCAGACACCCGTGGGAGCACAACCGGGAAATGAACGTTAGACGTTTCGGGAACCCTTTTCTGTCTGAAAATCACATTTCTCTTGAATACCTGaagaggagcaaaaaaaaatatcaaaaaatttaaaattgaaagtaTATGGTTTAAAACATCTCATTGCATATGTATATTTAAGGTGCAAAagtaatttttctataaaacaaaatacttttttgcaatttcgttaTGAAACTACTGAGCAATTCTGTATGAAATCGGCCTGTTTagaccattttatttttattttattttttttatttttagggaCCATTCCTatgatcaaagaagccattttgtgtcatttgttcactcatacaagtctccatacaatttgtgcagatatccatacaaaaatggttcataaatattcgaaaatctgtaacctttgaaggaagtttttgatcaatttgatgtcttggCCAAAGTTGTAGATTTTGATAagaactaatcagaaaaaataggtacacggaaaaaaattgtcgatgtaaaaactaacttttttcacaaaaactcaatttcccaaaattagtatttttattttcgagatttttttatatgttttaggggaccaaaacccgcaattgtgagccatagaaaagtatGGACAAACattttgccgccgagttatgtatgtaaatttggatttgcaatcgaaaagtaagtaagtaaatGTAAGGTTTTTTGAGAAGGTgcctcgttttcaagatatagccaccgaaagtttgatttctgtgaaatatttgcagtttttttgatttttaaaaaaagtgaccatgagtgaccatttctgaaaatattgcatttgaaaaagttttacgTTAGCAATTGccacgagttttttttatttttatttgattatgtTCGAAAAGGTATAAGAATATTCATAATTATATCTTGAGAATGGATTTTCTGATCTATTTGGCGCCTTCGGCAAATGTGTAGGTATTTCGTTTAAATGTAACTATATTTTCGtcgcttagtgatttttcacgctcaaaaattgcaattttcaaggGGACCATACTTCAAAACACATAATTCACggaaatttcacggaacgtgaaagatgtttttaaaaagtttgaaaatcttACGATTAAATTACAGAAAGTACTTTTATGCCTAATTTTACATCATTcaagtttttgttcatattttgtgatgattttttttgcaacataTTTGATCTATATAgctaaaacgttttttttctgatttgctTCTATATtatctattttaaattttattgaattcaaatcaaaatttgatttaatagtCTTGTCTAGtcaaatgatttatttaaattgagTTTTCATTGACACTTTGAAAGACTATTAAAGCCCAATAATATATTCTTAAAAGTTTTCATCTCCTCCTtcaataatttcataaaaaatatgaaaaatatgacCTGTAACatattgataaaataaaaataaaaaaacaatttaaaatttccaatttttacgGAGACAATTCAACCAAATCATAAAAGTTCGTGAAAATTACACtggactcagaaaaaatctttttcttagaTCTTAGATCAGAAGTAATGTTGAaagcaaaattaatttaatctgGAACAAACCAAGTTTTAATCTTCTTATTTTCGTAAATCCATCATTTATTTGTTACTTGTTAAATTGTTATTCAAGCGAAGGAAAATATGATTTCATTTATTAAGTTTAGCTAAAAAGCTGATAAAATACTATTGGTGCTCAAAATATcgatttcttaatatttttctttattccaatgaaattttcagtcccttccAATACCTAACTTCAATTATTTAATTCTATATCTTGATTGCTTCCTCGAGACTCGGTCCCTGTTATAACGACTCAGAGAAAGTTGAATAAATTTACTGAATGTTAATGTTACAAGAAAGTTTGCTATTATTCGTTCAACAGAAATAAAtgctaacaattgaaaaaaatctgaacagtcttttaaaaactaatcacaataaacttgtaaaaaaagttttgattgagaaaattgaaaattataaaattaacataaaaaaaaacccagtaTTCATAGAAATTACCATTTTGTTTCGTAGAAGAAAATCTAAAAACCATTCCACACTTTACATTTTGTGATAACTTGGAAAGTTCGAAAATAGTTTTTCTAAATATGTTTGcctttcaattcttcaaatagtTCCTAAacgcttttcaaataaaaactaatATAATTTAATGGACTTTTCGAAGAAATGTTTGTAAATAATTGTTGATTGTTAATActtttaattattgatttaattaaatttcacgGGTTTTCATGGAAATgtccaaatttcacgaattttatgATGTCCGATGATGTAAAAAATCCTCTTTcaagataccgatttttttatatttaaatagcctttttgtatggacggttGACATAACTGTATGAAGACCTGTATGGacaaaatgacttatttggtcatacaaaaagaacacaaaaagttgaaataatgACAAATTGTTGTCTTTAGTCTCAGATAATTGCTCTGGTACAAATCCGTATAATTTGATCAAACTAGTAAAACTAGTTCCTATTCAACTCACTTAAGTTTATCAGAATGCCCTTGTACTTGACTTAATAGATTAAATTAAAAGtgctttgacatttttgacaaaaccgcttcaaatacaatacaaatacagtcccgcccgtgtggatcaatcggaccgcgcactggactaataatccagaggtcgccggttcgaatcccgcggcgggcgctctaaaattctttgtgtaaatatgggtattcggcgccgtcgctccgtgccatactttcatacacttaggagcccagggcggcgaagtccttgtagataaaaaggaagacactagtggttggtactagcaatggtggccgacagctataaagtcaacttcgttcgcTTCAAATACATGTACTTAAATACagtaaaaacccaaaaataactTGAAGTACTTCAAATTGAAGCACCTACAAATATTTACAAAGATAACGCACTGTCCCTCCACGACAACCTAAGCTGACTtcaagtagctcttcaagaccAGATATCGGCTAATCGCAATCTCAACCAACTATAAAAACCAACTCGTTTCCAAAGCCAAACCATCATTCAGTTCAGTACCTTTCCTAACAATGAACCAGTTCATCACCCTTCTGGCCACCGTTGCCTGCGTTGCCCTGGTCCAGGGTGCCTCCACCGCCCGCCATCCGGCTCGTCCCTGGTGGAACGCCCCACCCAGCAGCGAACGCATCGTCGGAGGATTCGAGATCGACATCCTGGAGGTTCCGTACCAGATTTCGCTGCAAACCTACGGCCACTTCTGCGGTGGATCAATCATCGGTGAAAACTGGGTTCTGACCGCCGGGCATTGTGCTAGTGATTACGACGTTGGACTCCACGTCCGCGTTGGATCTTCGCTGCACGGTTCTGGAGGTCAGCTGGTCCCGGTCAAGCGGGTCATCCAGCATCCGCAGTACAACCCGAACACTATCGACTTTGATTTCGCCCTGCTGGAGTTGGAGCAGCCGGTTCAGCTGAGCGAGCAGTTCTTCGCCGTTGAACTTCCGGAGCAGGATCAGGAGGTTGAGGATGGTCAGCTGCTGCAGGTTTCCGGCTGGGGTTACACCCAGAACCCGTCCGAGTCTAACGAGGCACTGCGTGCTACCAATGTCCCAGCTGTCAGCCAGGAGGAATGCCGTGAGTCGTACGGAGGCTACCAGGTTACCGATCGTATGATCTGCGCTGGGTACCAGGCCGGTGGTAAGGACGCTTGCCAGGGAGACTCCGGCGGTCCGCTGGTTGAAGGAAAGACCCTGGTTGGCGTTGTTTCGTGGGGTATCGGTTGTGCTGAACCGGGATATCCAGGAGTGTACTCCCGTGTGGCCGCTGTGCGTGATTGGATCAAAGAGCACAGTGATATCTAAGTACTTAAAGCAATGTAACGCAAATCGAATAAAGATTCAATGAAACAAaacttgttcaaaattgttcacttaAGGGTTAACTCTTCCGCAACAAATTGCAACCAACTCTTCTAATCCCGACCCCCTTGGAATGAGTTGCTAATAAGTTCTTCGCCCTTTTGTCCAAACGCCTTCTACTGCACCCCAATCACGTTCCGATCCTTCGCTTCTTGGCCACACGAAGAGAGTACGTGCGTGCATCACCCGGGCCGCCGCTCAAACCCGAAAGAGCCAAAGATTTGAGCTAATGCCTACAGACCGACCGACCGCCCGCGTACCGAAAGCAAAGCCAAGTCGAGTGAATCTGACAGGAAACGGTACATGTCTCGGGTGTTAAAATCGACTCGGGCTCGGGCAAAGACAAAAGTGTACCGGAAATCAAAGATGGGGGGAGGAATTCCGGCAACGGGTACAAATCGGAATGCAATGACGTTGGAGAGGAAAAAATTGGTGGTGGTAATTGTGGGTGGGATCGGAAGTGACGGAGAGAGGGGAGAAATTGAATATTTtgtgatcaaaatttcaattttttccatacatcaTCTCGCAGGTTTGAGTTTACGATGGATGGAGGACGGAAATGGAAGGAAGGTACGGGACGAAACAGGATGTGTTCCGGATCGAGCCCTTCAAAACTAGTGGACTGTATGGGGGAAAAAGGATTCTTCTGCTCGTCCAGAGCACACGCAGGTCAACgaccttttcttcaaacacgGTCGAAGTAAAACACAATTTGTTGCGCACAGCTGTTTATTAAGCGACGCGATCGGGCGGAATACAAGTACGCGGGGGGTTACTCGAACCGAGCCAGTTGGGTGTTGGCTGAAGACTTAAACTTTATTGTAAAGATAAACAAACTGAACCCGTCGGGCACTCCCGTACggtctctctcactctctcacaCACTCTCTCATCACTCATTCTCTCTCTCACAATTCATCCCGAAACTAACCTAATAAATAGGGTAAAGGGCGCAATCTAAAACCTAACTCCATTTCCAAACATGCCGCCCGCCTTGAAACCTGTGGTTTCAACCATTTCAAAAACCTCTCTACCTTCTTCTTTCACTAATACTAATTACATATCTAACACTCTTAGGGCTAACTTCACAACATTGCAATCAagatcaatcaaatcaaatttcttcgACTGCTGATGTAAACAGTTCTTCTGTTGGGGTGATTAACGTGGACGACGCAGCTGGTGCATCATCTTTTTGAGCTGCAATTCTGCTTCTACTGCAACTCTGCTACCTGCATCTGGTCACCTGCTGCTTCGATGCTGCCGGTGCAGCCTTCTCGTGGGGGTCACCGCCGAGTAGCGGACGTGGTGGTGATTTGCTGCCGTTGCAGCCTCGACTTCGATCGTCGTCAGCGTTCGTCAGACCGGTGGCCGTGTGCCACGATCGTGAACCGTGCTGTGCTTCTGGGGCAGCCTCGCGCTGCGCTTCTTCGGTGTGGGTGGGGGGTGATGCTCCAGTGGAACATGCTCTGCTTCGGGTGGGACAAACGGTCGACCACAGAGTGCACACGGGGTGCAGTTGCatcggttgatgccttccttcttcttcttcgtgtGTGTCATCTTGATGATGTTGTTTTTTGTAGCAGGTTTCCTCGGGAGAGATGCGATGTAGTGCGTGTagagaaaaatttaaaaccgGAACAACTTACCCCGCCAGGTAACGTTGATGCTGGGCCCGCAGGCCATAAAGTTGTTACGCTGGGGGTGTGTCGTTCGCCGGTGTGCTGCTCATCGGTGTGCTAGTCGCCGATGCGCTGTTCGCCGGTGTTGATGCGGGTCGTGTGGGTGGACTTTCGGACGTCGGTGTAGGTGGTTGAGTTGGTGGTGTGCCTCGAACAAAACTTGATGTAGTAGGTGTATGTAGCGTGCG
Protein-coding sequences here:
- the LOC6036709 gene encoding trypsin 5G1; translated protein: MNQFITLLATVACVALVQGASTARHPARPWWNAPPSSERIVGGFEIDILEVPYQISLQTYGHFCGGSIIGENWVLTAGHCASDYDVGLHVRVGSSLHGSGGQLVPVKRVIQHPQYNPNTIDFDFALLELEQPVQLSEQFFAVELPEQDQEVEDGQLLQVSGWGYTQNPSESNEALRATNVPAVSQEECRESYGGYQVTDRMICAGYQAGGKDACQGDSGGPLVEGKTLVGVVSWGIGCAEPGYPGVYSRVAAVRDWIKEHSDI